In the genome of Salinispirillum sp. LH 10-3-1, one region contains:
- a CDS encoding GNAT family N-acetyltransferase → MDIRIDNLDGADIAEFLQQHINDMRSISPPESKHALDLDGLRAPEITFWSLYDGEQLVGCAALKELGVGLGELKSMRVSASVRGQGYGSKLVSHIVQEAKSRQYSLLSLETGSMPFFEPARALYLKHGFSYCGPFGSYKEDPYSVFMELRLDA, encoded by the coding sequence ATGGACATACGCATCGATAATCTTGACGGCGCAGACATCGCCGAATTCCTACAGCAGCATATCAACGATATGAGGTCTATATCGCCACCGGAAAGCAAGCATGCGCTGGATTTAGACGGCTTGCGCGCTCCGGAGATCACATTTTGGAGCCTTTACGACGGTGAACAGTTGGTGGGTTGTGCTGCGCTTAAAGAGCTGGGCGTCGGTCTCGGTGAATTGAAATCTATGCGGGTGAGTGCTTCGGTAAGAGGCCAAGGTTATGGCTCGAAATTGGTCAGCCATATTGTGCAGGAGGCGAAGAGCAGGCAATACAGCTTGTTGAGCCTTGAGACGGGCTCAATGCCATTCTTCGAACCTGCCCGAGCGCTCTATTTGAAACACGGCTTTTCCTATTGCGGTCCCTTTGGATCTTATAAAGAAGATCCCTATAGCGTTTTTATGGAGCTGCGTTTGGATGCTTGA